The following are from one region of the Chloracidobacterium sp. genome:
- a CDS encoding NifU family protein — translation MPKIADIQETPNPNAVKFILKEPVSHGTSHSFKSQDSAASDELAASIFGVGDVVSVFYMDKMITVEKTDDAEWDEILPLLAVPIRAAESTKSSNGSGSAAQTVGGAIAAVVSDDPKLAEINALLDDRIRPYLAGDGGWLEIVELTETTLKIRYEGACGSCPSSLTGTLMAIENMIKEEVDPELEVIAV, via the coding sequence ATGCCAAAGATCGCCGATATACAGGAAACACCCAATCCAAACGCCGTAAAGTTCATTCTAAAGGAGCCAGTCTCACACGGGACCTCACACTCGTTTAAGTCTCAAGATTCTGCCGCAAGCGATGAGCTGGCAGCATCGATCTTCGGCGTCGGCGACGTCGTTTCGGTCTTTTACATGGACAAGATGATAACGGTGGAAAAGACCGACGATGCCGAATGGGACGAGATCCTGCCGCTTCTGGCCGTCCCGATCAGAGCTGCAGAGAGCACGAAGAGCAGCAACGGCTCCGGGTCGGCAGCGCAGACCGTCGGCGGAGCGATCGCTGCCGTCGTATCTGATGACCCGAAGCTGGCCGAAATAAATGCGCTGCTTGATGACCGGATCCGCCCCTATCTTGCGGGTGACGGCGGGTGGCTTGAGATCGTCGAACTGACCGAAACAACGCTCAAGATCAGATACGAAGGCGCGTGCGGAAGCTGTCCGAGTTCGCTTACAGGAACCCTGATGGCGATCGAGAATATGATAAAGGAAGAGGTCGATCCTGAGCTTGAGGTGATCGCGGTTTGA
- a CDS encoding ribosomal protein L7/L12, whose amino-acid sequence MQKCSFCGSTVIVPADLYYRGTGYPGSAVGISGNAETIAEVRRLITAGKKIEAIKVFRETFGAGLKEAKEAVEALERGEGVVLTAKQFSLGSRATPVNGEAVKVAGIAIGGTFLIFTIGALIFTGLIVAMVVALSVGNEAVPSVEHANKATRSADGTSEAPSVTELLRIGGEGTGAGRFKDNRHVAVDGKGRIYSADYSGGRFQVFDREGEFLSQWNGEPGMLLYGLDADRQGIIYMVTNKGIRAHNGETGELLHKFDDHGLRDIAVGLDGRIFAAGRRGISIFDGQLKLLRDFKDAAKDASTNLGFEKIAVDGSGTMFLTDRMSKDIIKFSSEGKFLNRVTTEVRSANDIALDPQGRIYLSDTSQIAIFGQDGRPIKSIDAFQAFGIVLNDAGELYIAARPYILKQRVDL is encoded by the coding sequence ATGCAGAAATGCAGTTTTTGCGGAAGTACGGTCATAGTTCCGGCTGACCTTTATTATCGTGGTACAGGCTATCCGGGATCAGCTGTGGGAATATCAGGAAATGCCGAGACGATCGCCGAGGTCCGGCGTTTGATAACGGCGGGCAAGAAGATCGAGGCAATAAAGGTGTTTCGCGAGACGTTCGGTGCTGGCTTAAAGGAAGCAAAGGAAGCCGTCGAAGCGCTTGAACGCGGCGAAGGCGTCGTTCTGACAGCAAAGCAGTTCAGCCTAGGGTCTCGGGCCACTCCGGTGAACGGTGAGGCTGTAAAGGTCGCCGGCATTGCTATCGGCGGGACGTTTCTCATCTTCACGATCGGTGCACTCATCTTCACCGGCTTGATCGTTGCGATGGTGGTGGCGTTGAGTGTCGGCAATGAAGCCGTTCCAAGCGTAGAACACGCGAACAAGGCAACTAGATCGGCTGATGGTACAAGCGAGGCTCCGAGCGTAACCGAGCTGTTAAGGATCGGTGGCGAGGGCACCGGGGCCGGCAGGTTCAAAGACAACCGACACGTTGCGGTTGATGGAAAGGGCAGAATTTACAGCGCAGATTACTCCGGGGGGCGATTTCAGGTTTTCGATCGCGAGGGCGAGTTCTTGTCGCAGTGGAATGGCGAACCGGGCATGCTCCTTTACGGGCTTGACGCCGATCGCCAGGGGATCATTTACATGGTCACGAACAAGGGAATTCGGGCACACAACGGTGAAACCGGCGAACTGCTCCACAAGTTCGATGACCACGGCCTTCGGGATATTGCCGTTGGGCTCGATGGACGCATATTCGCAGCTGGCCGACGGGGCATCTCGATCTTCGACGGACAACTGAAATTGCTGCGGGACTTTAAGGACGCGGCAAAAGATGCCAGCACAAACCTCGGATTCGAGAAGATCGCAGTCGACGGAAGCGGTACGATGTTTCTGACCGACCGGATGAGTAAGGACATAATCAAGTTTTCTTCGGAGGGGAAATTTCTTAACCGAGTGACCACGGAGGTCCGTTCCGCAAACGACATCGCCCTTGATCCGCAAGGACGGATCTATCTTTCCGACACAAGTCAGATCGCGATCTTCGGACAAGACGGCCGTCCGATAAAGTCGATCGATGCCTTTCAGGCATTCGGTATTGTGCTCAACGACGCGGGCGAGCTCTACATCGCGGCCCGGCCATATATCCTTAAACAAAGGGTCGATCTTTGA
- a CDS encoding insulinase family protein — MIIAKRTITILVLSFVLTAAAAAQTGKIDNVAQQASLVTEFEVNGMKVLVKRRASAPTFAAGLFVRGGVRNYTEANAGIENFALSVATEAGKKFNRQQVRRQIASTGSSIGAGSSRDYSSIAFVSTRENFDRMWELFADVAIDPAFAADDVERIRQQLIAGLREAETSPDAALQAAQERSIYAGHPYALNPNGTIKNVSAFTAADLRNYHRSLMQTSRLLLVVVGDIDAEQLKAKVTQSFGKLPRGNYKEAPLPPLDFSRPTVDVTTRNIPTNYVQGTFAAPSLNNPDYFAMRVATTILQQLVYEEVRVKRQLSYAPNAELNNFGANTGTIYVTSVDANQSVQVMLAQVNDLKTRSLNDQMIAGMAGQFLTNYYVAQETNSAQVAELARYELIGGGWRNSFEFLNKIREVTAKDVQAVANKYMKNVRFVVIGNPQAIDEKIFKGTSQ, encoded by the coding sequence ATGATTATCGCAAAACGCACTATAACCATTCTTGTACTGAGCTTTGTGCTTACTGCGGCGGCCGCCGCGCAGACCGGCAAGATAGATAACGTCGCTCAGCAGGCGTCGCTTGTGACCGAGTTCGAGGTGAATGGCATGAAGGTCCTCGTCAAACGGCGAGCCTCGGCACCGACCTTCGCCGCCGGGCTTTTCGTCCGCGGAGGTGTTCGAAACTACACCGAAGCCAACGCCGGTATCGAGAATTTTGCCTTGAGTGTCGCGACCGAGGCCGGCAAGAAATTCAACCGCCAACAGGTCAGACGCCAGATCGCTTCGACCGGAAGTTCGATCGGAGCGGGTTCATCGCGTGACTATAGCTCGATCGCATTCGTCTCGACACGCGAGAATTTCGACCGAATGTGGGAGTTGTTTGCCGACGTCGCCATCGATCCGGCTTTCGCCGCAGATGACGTCGAACGGATACGGCAGCAGTTGATCGCCGGCCTTCGCGAAGCTGAAACAAGTCCGGATGCCGCGCTTCAGGCGGCGCAGGAACGCTCGATCTATGCCGGTCATCCGTATGCATTGAACCCGAATGGCACGATCAAGAACGTGTCAGCCTTTACGGCGGCCGACCTTCGAAATTATCACCGATCGTTGATGCAGACGTCACGGCTCCTGCTTGTTGTTGTTGGGGACATAGATGCCGAGCAATTGAAGGCGAAGGTAACACAATCCTTCGGTAAATTGCCCCGGGGCAATTACAAAGAGGCCCCGCTGCCGCCCCTGGATTTCTCAAGACCGACGGTCGACGTCACAACACGGAACATTCCGACCAATTACGTCCAGGGAACGTTTGCGGCGCCTTCTCTAAATAACCCCGACTATTTCGCGATGCGCGTGGCGACTACTATCCTTCAGCAGTTGGTCTACGAAGAGGTTCGAGTCAAGCGTCAGCTTTCATATGCTCCGAATGCCGAGCTAAATAATTTCGGTGCGAATACGGGAACGATCTACGTGACATCTGTCGATGCAAATCAATCTGTCCAGGTGATGCTTGCGCAGGTCAATGACCTGAAAACCCGTTCGCTGAACGATCAGATGATCGCGGGGATGGCAGGCCAGTTCCTTACGAATTACTATGTCGCACAGGAGACGAACTCTGCTCAGGTTGCCGAGCTCGCCCGTTATGAGCTTATCGGCGGCGGGTGGCGAAACTCCTTCGAGTTCCTCAACAAGATACGCGAAGTGACCGCAAAGGACGTTCAAGCGGTCGCCAATAAATATATGAAGAATGTCCGCTTTGTCGTGATCGGCAACCCGCAGGCGATAGACGAAAAGATATTCAAGGGCACATCACAGTAG
- a CDS encoding insulinase family protein, translating to MKKLIFSTLLLSLFASGLVSGQSRSAQRSAATNTPAAASRQDYSVPFVNKTLSNGLEIIVLPDPSVPIVTVELAVRNGSFTEPPELNGLSHLYEHMFFKTNKATLLMQCEPFILRGGVNPICNEPIRLKSQIGDVSYLRNIETLGISYNGSTREEVVNYFFTTTSPYVATAIRVINDAVRYPWFNEEEFENEKQVVIGELDRNEANPYSYLFKATNEKLFYKYPTRKNPGGTRQTVAAATTDQMRLIQSRYYFPNNAALIITGDVKPDQVFRLAEEIMGSWEKRAVDPFKEFPLVDHPPLTKSEAVIIEKNTGEETQSAEQNVFIQIGWHGPSIGKDDASTYAADVFSYILQQPDHRFQRNLVDSGLASAASINYYTQRNVGPITIFLITTPEKAKAALAATYAEVAQFGSPGYFTNEELENSKTILEASDLFDREKSSEYAHTLGFWWSSTGIEYFRGYQKNLRAVSRADINRYVSTYITGKHRVGIAMLSPEAKSKAALGEADLIGSK from the coding sequence GTGAAGAAGTTAATTTTCAGCACATTGCTACTCTCGCTATTCGCTTCCGGCCTTGTTTCGGGGCAATCGCGGTCTGCCCAACGCTCTGCGGCTACGAATACGCCGGCAGCCGCATCGAGGCAGGATTATTCCGTACCCTTCGTCAACAAGACTCTGAGCAACGGCCTCGAGATCATCGTCCTCCCCGATCCCAGCGTTCCGATCGTTACGGTCGAGCTTGCCGTCCGAAATGGTTCATTCACCGAACCGCCTGAACTCAATGGACTGTCGCACCTTTACGAACATATGTTCTTCAAGACCAACAAAGCGACACTGTTGATGCAATGTGAACCCTTTATTCTGCGAGGCGGCGTGAATCCGATATGCAACGAACCGATCAGGCTAAAATCGCAGATCGGGGATGTGAGCTATCTGCGGAACATTGAAACCCTCGGCATCTCGTATAACGGCTCTACCCGCGAAGAGGTCGTCAACTACTTTTTCACTACAACAAGCCCGTATGTCGCGACAGCGATACGGGTTATCAACGATGCGGTCCGTTACCCCTGGTTCAACGAGGAGGAATTCGAGAACGAAAAACAGGTCGTGATCGGCGAACTTGATCGAAATGAGGCGAATCCGTATTCGTATCTGTTCAAAGCAACTAACGAGAAGCTATTTTACAAATACCCGACCCGAAAGAATCCAGGCGGAACGCGGCAGACAGTCGCCGCGGCGACCACCGATCAAATGCGTCTGATTCAGTCGCGTTATTATTTCCCGAACAATGCCGCACTTATCATAACCGGTGACGTAAAGCCGGATCAGGTCTTCCGCCTGGCGGAGGAAATAATGGGAAGCTGGGAAAAACGAGCGGTCGACCCTTTTAAGGAGTTTCCGCTCGTAGACCATCCTCCGCTTACAAAGAGCGAAGCCGTTATAATCGAAAAGAATACCGGCGAAGAAACCCAAAGCGCTGAACAGAACGTTTTTATTCAGATAGGTTGGCACGGCCCCTCGATCGGGAAAGACGATGCCTCGACGTACGCGGCCGACGTCTTTTCGTATATTCTCCAGCAGCCGGACCATCGTTTTCAGCGAAATTTGGTCGATAGCGGCCTCGCTTCGGCCGCATCGATAAATTACTACACTCAGCGAAACGTCGGCCCGATCACGATCTTCCTGATCACCACGCCTGAAAAAGCTAAAGCTGCCCTTGCCGCTACATACGCCGAGGTCGCCCAGTTCGGAAGCCCGGGCTATTTCACGAACGAGGAACTCGAGAATTCGAAGACGATCCTCGAGGCAAGCGATCTGTTCGATCGCGAGAAATCGAGTGAGTATGCCCACACCCTCGGGTTCTGGTGGTCATCGACCGGCATCGAATACTTCCGCGGCTATCAGAAGAACCTCCGTGCGGTCTCACGTGCTGATATTAACCGTTACGTAAGCACCTACATAACCGGAAAGCACCGTGTGGGCATCGCTATGCTCTCGCCCGAGGCAAAATCGAAAGCCGCGCTCGGCGAAGCCGACTTGATCGGGTCAAAGTGA
- a CDS encoding DUF4328 domain-containing protein: MVEGYRSARNLSYFAIGGLALIAVTDLISVGLSVGQMVNPAMSVNLDEPVDLSLWMMLQSFVILLRFPFYVATVVLFLVWMYRAHKNLEFLRPTDLRFTPGWAVGWWFIPFANLVKPFQAMREIWCESDPEVADEPAFLSASLHSAPAFMGFWWAFWITSNIASNVTGNLFDPENMDRVQLTGMMFLATGILSMVAAALAIMVVRDTTNRQEQRFAKIGASTVSAPPPPPTFGGIT; encoded by the coding sequence ATGGTAGAGGGATATCGATCCGCAAGGAATCTTTCATATTTTGCGATCGGAGGATTGGCCCTGATCGCGGTAACGGATCTCATTTCGGTTGGGCTAAGCGTCGGTCAGATGGTGAATCCTGCGATGTCGGTCAACCTTGACGAACCCGTTGACTTGTCGCTTTGGATGATGCTTCAGAGTTTTGTTATTTTGCTCCGTTTTCCGTTTTATGTCGCGACGGTCGTTTTGTTCCTGGTTTGGATGTACAGGGCGCATAAGAACCTTGAGTTCCTTCGTCCGACCGATCTGCGATTTACGCCGGGTTGGGCCGTTGGTTGGTGGTTCATTCCCTTTGCGAATCTCGTTAAACCGTTCCAGGCGATGCGTGAGATCTGGTGCGAGAGTGACCCAGAAGTTGCCGACGAACCTGCGTTCCTTTCTGCAAGTCTGCACAGTGCACCGGCATTTATGGGCTTTTGGTGGGCTTTTTGGATCACTTCGAACATAGCTTCGAATGTGACGGGAAATCTATTCGATCCTGAAAACATGGACCGGGTCCAGTTAACGGGAATGATGTTCCTTGCCACTGGCATTCTTTCGATGGTTGCCGCTGCGCTAGCTATAATGGTGGTTCGCGACACCACGAACCGGCAGGAACAGCGGTTTGCAAAGATCGGAGCATCGACCGTGAGCGCGCCGCCCCCGCCGCCGACGTTCGGCGGCATCACCTAG
- a CDS encoding pyridoxal phosphate-dependent aminotransferase — MRTILKSGKLADVFYDIRGPVLDLAQRMEEEGQHIIKLNIGNLAAFGFDPPDEIVQDMIRNLPAAAGYTDSKGLFAPRKSVVHYSQQKHIADVSVDDVYLGNGASELITMSLNALLDAGDEVLVPAPDYPLWTGSVSLAGGRPVHYLCDESNEWLPDLVDIESKITARTRGIVVINPNNPTGALYSVETLQAIVDIARERHLVVFADEIYDKTLYDGNSHTSIASLASDVLFLTFNGLSKNYRSCGYRAGWMIVSGRRSTAADYIEGLNMLSSMRLCSNTPGQLAIQTALGGYQSIDDLVAPGGRLYRQRDRAYELLTKIPGVSVVKPKAALYMFPRLDPEMYPIDDDQQFACQLLAEEKVLIVQGTGFNWPGNDHFRLVFLPNVDDLHEAIGRIARFLERYRSRKN, encoded by the coding sequence TTGCGAACGATATTGAAATCCGGAAAGCTCGCTGATGTCTTTTACGACATTCGCGGCCCAGTCCTCGACCTCGCTCAGCGAATGGAGGAAGAGGGCCAGCACATCATCAAACTGAATATCGGCAACCTTGCGGCTTTCGGTTTTGATCCGCCGGACGAAATAGTCCAGGATATGATCCGAAATTTGCCGGCGGCGGCGGGTTATACGGATAGCAAAGGGCTTTTTGCTCCACGAAAGTCAGTCGTTCATTATTCTCAACAGAAACATATCGCCGACGTAAGTGTGGATGACGTATACCTTGGAAACGGTGCGTCCGAGCTCATCACGATGTCGCTTAACGCTCTTCTTGATGCGGGCGACGAAGTGCTGGTGCCCGCGCCCGATTATCCGCTCTGGACCGGATCGGTCTCGTTGGCCGGCGGCCGTCCCGTTCACTATCTTTGCGACGAATCGAACGAATGGCTTCCTGATCTCGTGGATATCGAATCGAAGATTACGGCACGCACCCGCGGAATTGTCGTGATAAATCCGAACAATCCGACAGGCGCTCTTTACTCGGTCGAAACTCTTCAGGCGATCGTTGATATTGCACGCGAACGACATCTCGTCGTGTTCGCCGACGAGATCTATGATAAAACGCTCTACGACGGCAATTCCCACACGAGCATTGCTTCTTTGGCGAGCGACGTGCTGTTTTTGACGTTCAACGGTTTGAGCAAAAATTACCGTTCGTGTGGATATCGCGCGGGCTGGATGATCGTTTCGGGCCGCAGATCGACCGCTGCCGACTATATCGAAGGGCTGAATATGCTCTCGTCAATGCGTTTGTGTTCAAACACTCCAGGACAGTTGGCGATACAGACGGCTCTCGGCGGCTATCAAAGCATCGATGATCTCGTGGCTCCGGGCGGACGATTGTATCGGCAGCGTGACCGCGCATACGAACTGTTGACGAAGATTCCCGGCGTTTCGGTCGTCAAGCCAAAGGCTGCCCTTTACATGTTTCCGCGTCTCGACCCTGAAATGTATCCGATCGATGACGATCAGCAATTCGCATGTCAACTGCTTGCCGAAGAAAAGGTGCTGATCGTTCAAGGGACCGGTTTTAACTGGCCTGGCAACGACCATTTTCGCCTCGTTTTTCTGCCGAACGTCGACGACCTGCACGAGGCCATCGGCCGCATCGCGCGTTTTCTCGAACGCTACCGCTCACGCAAAAATTGA
- a CDS encoding TlpA family protein disulfide reductase, whose protein sequence is MKNQTLLVFALLLFGHSLSGAISGQTKLVGQVVCSTCWFEAPDRKTSPYGNAADIQCAVDCSELDIPQALAVEDAKGFTLYILEPGRYKPAKKDFLDLVPKTVEIEGEVRVEKDKRIIKVNALRVLETPASKPAPVPELATLSLKDLTGAEQSLAGLRGRIVVLNFWATWCEPCRKEMPDLASIQNDYAPFGVQVIGAAGDPAAQSATVLKFIREVKVNFPVWIGASADDMERFGVGRVLPATVVIDQQGKIVWREIGIIKPDALRKELDKLLLPKVSQAEKAAIAQKSKTRNASLVPA, encoded by the coding sequence ATGAAAAACCAAACCCTGCTGGTTTTTGCCCTTCTTCTTTTTGGTCATTCATTGTCCGGCGCGATATCCGGCCAGACCAAACTCGTCGGCCAGGTCGTTTGCTCTACATGTTGGTTCGAGGCACCCGACCGCAAAACATCACCATATGGCAATGCCGCTGATATTCAGTGTGCTGTCGATTGTTCAGAATTGGATATCCCGCAAGCCCTTGCTGTAGAGGATGCAAAAGGCTTTACGCTTTACATTTTGGAACCAGGACGATACAAGCCCGCCAAAAAGGACTTTCTCGATCTTGTTCCGAAAACGGTCGAGATCGAAGGTGAGGTCCGAGTCGAAAAGGATAAGCGCATTATCAAGGTAAACGCTCTTCGTGTTCTCGAAACCCCTGCATCCAAACCAGCTCCTGTTCCCGAATTGGCGACCTTGAGCCTCAAAGACCTGACCGGAGCGGAGCAATCGCTCGCCGGCTTGCGTGGGCGAATCGTTGTCCTCAATTTTTGGGCGACGTGGTGCGAGCCATGCAGAAAGGAAATGCCCGACCTTGCTTCGATCCAGAACGATTATGCACCTTTTGGCGTTCAGGTGATCGGAGCCGCCGGTGATCCTGCGGCACAATCGGCAACAGTTCTGAAATTCATTCGCGAAGTAAAGGTGAATTTCCCGGTATGGATCGGAGCGTCGGCCGACGACATGGAGCGGTTCGGTGTCGGGCGCGTGCTGCCGGCAACTGTTGTGATCGATCAGCAAGGGAAGATCGTTTGGCGCGAGATAGGCATTATAAAACCCGATGCTCTCCGTAAAGAACTCGACAAATTGCTGCTGCCAAAGGTGTCGCAGGCTGAAAAAGCCGCAATTGCACAGAAGTCGAAAACCCGGAATGCTTCTCTTGTGCCTGCTTGA
- the ychF gene encoding redox-regulated ATPase YchF: protein MLQAGIVGLPNVGKSTLFNALTAQEAALAANYPFATIEPNVGVVAVPDERLAVLEKMNKAQKTVPATVEFVDIAGLVRGASKGEGLGNQFLANIRETHAVIQVVRCFEDENIVHVEGTVDPIRDIETIQIELALADLGSIEKRKEKAVRGSKSGDKDAKRELEIIDKILPVLEEGRPVRAANLTDDEREIVRKWFLLTSKPTIYAANVDEATLADPASNPHVQKVIEHAKTENSDVVAICAKLEAELVALDPADRADYLKDLGLDSSGVDKLIKAAYHMLGLMSFLTAGEKEVRAWTIPIGTKAPQAAGEIHTDIERGFIRAEIVSYDDLVACGSRKAASEKGLARLEGKEYVMQDGDVVDFRFNV, encoded by the coding sequence ATGTTACAGGCAGGAATCGTTGGGCTTCCCAACGTTGGAAAATCAACACTCTTTAATGCCCTTACCGCGCAAGAGGCTGCGTTGGCGGCAAACTACCCTTTTGCGACGATAGAGCCAAATGTGGGGGTCGTGGCCGTTCCAGATGAACGCCTTGCTGTCCTCGAAAAGATGAACAAGGCTCAGAAGACCGTGCCTGCAACTGTCGAGTTTGTCGACATTGCCGGACTAGTTCGCGGGGCTTCGAAAGGCGAGGGGCTTGGCAACCAGTTTTTGGCGAATATTCGCGAAACACACGCAGTGATCCAGGTCGTCCGTTGCTTCGAGGACGAGAATATCGTTCATGTCGAGGGAACTGTCGATCCGATCCGCGATATCGAGACGATCCAGATCGAACTCGCCCTTGCAGACCTTGGGTCGATCGAGAAGCGTAAGGAAAAGGCCGTTCGGGGTTCAAAGTCGGGCGATAAAGACGCAAAACGCGAGCTCGAGATCATTGACAAGATCTTGCCGGTGCTTGAGGAAGGACGCCCCGTTCGGGCCGCAAACCTGACGGACGACGAGCGTGAGATCGTCAGGAAGTGGTTTCTGCTTACATCAAAGCCGACGATCTATGCTGCAAATGTTGATGAGGCAACGCTTGCCGATCCGGCGTCTAATCCACACGTCCAGAAAGTGATCGAGCACGCAAAAACGGAAAATTCAGATGTCGTTGCGATCTGTGCAAAGCTTGAGGCAGAACTTGTTGCTCTTGATCCTGCCGATCGGGCCGATTATTTGAAGGATCTCGGCCTGGACTCAAGCGGTGTCGATAAACTGATCAAAGCGGCTTACCACATGCTCGGCCTGATGTCGTTTTTGACCGCAGGTGAAAAGGAGGTGCGTGCATGGACCATTCCGATCGGCACTAAGGCACCACAGGCCGCAGGCGAGATTCACACCGATATTGAACGCGGCTTTATTCGCGCCGAGATCGTGAGCTATGATGATCTCGTTGCCTGCGGTTCACGAAAGGCCGCCAGCGAAAAGGGCCTGGCCCGTCTCGAGGGTAAAGAGTACGTGATGCAGGATGGAGATGTCGTTGACTTTCGATTCAATGTTTGA